Proteins encoded together in one Scheffersomyces stipitis CBS 6054 chromosome 5, complete sequence window:
- a CDS encoding 60S ribosomal protein L25 (go_component intracellular; ribosome~go_function RNA binding; structural constituent of ribosome~go_process protein biosynthesis): TTKASAAKKAVLKGTNGKKALKVRTSTTFRLPKTLQLSRAPKYARKSVPHYNRLDAYKIIVSPIASETAMKKVEDGNILVFQVDIKANKNQIKAAVKELYEVDVLYVNTLIRPNGTKKAYIKLTADHDALDVANRIGYI, from the coding sequence ACTACTAAAGCTTCTGCTGCTAAGAAGGCTGTTTTGAAGGGTACCAACGGTAAGAAGGCCTTAAAGGTTAGAACTTCTACCACCTTCAGATTGCCAAAGACCTTACAATTGTCTAGAGCTCCAAAATACGCCAGAAAGTCCGTTCCTCACTACAACAGATTAGATGCCTACAAGATCATTGTCTCACCAATTGCCTCTGAAACTGCCATGAAGAAGGTTGAAGACGGTAACATCTtggttttccaagttgacaTCAAGGCCAACAAGAACCAAATCAAGGCTGCAGTCAAGGAATTATACGAAGTCGATGTCTTGTACGTCAACACTTTGATCAGACCAAACGGTACCAAGAAGGCTTACATCAAATTGACTGCTGACCACGACGCTTTGGATGTTGCCAACAGAATTGGTTATATTTAA
- a CDS encoding mitochondrial 37S ribosomal protein YmS18, which yields GKRNEKVVMWKMYGTFHKHNTLASLVAVVEDLDFLEKNQHLSYNEKVLYYLQLPHHTKLHITAGQLGFRKSQRSEYEAAFQVATKMFKTIEEKNLLGPNDKIELIMTDYGKGRDAFQAALMGKEGQHIKPHIVRVSDATKLRFGGPRPKKLRRL from the coding sequence GGGAAAAGGAACGAGAAAGTCGTTATGTGGAAGATGTACGGAACTTTCCACAAGCATAATACGTTGGCCAGTTTGGTGGCTGTTGTAGAAGACTTGGactttttggaaaagaaccAACATTTGTCCTACAACGAGAAAGTGTTATACTACTTGCAATTGCCCCACCATACAAAGCTCCACATTACCGCTGGTCAGTTGGGGTTCAGAAAATCGCAGAGATCCGAATACGAAGCCGCTTTCCAGGTAGCTACCAAGATGTTCAAGACcattgaagagaagaacttgCTTGGACCTAATGATAAGATCGAATTGATCATGACCGACTATGGAAAGGGAAGAGATGCCTTCCAGGCAGCCTTGATGGGAAAGGAAGGACAGCATATCAAGCCACACATAGTAAGAGTCAGCGACGCTACCAAGTTACGGTTCGGTGGTCCTCGTCCTAAGAAGCTCAGAAGATTGTGA